The Microcystis aeruginosa NIES-843 sequence GATACGTCACCATCGCTGATCAGACGAACTCTGGCCCCGGCGTTGCGGATTTCTTGGATTAATTCCTTGTGACGGGGACGATCCATAACTACTACCACCAGTTCTTCGATCGAACGATTGAGACAATCGGAAAGGACTTTCAGGTTTTCCGTCGCCGATTTATTAATATCCACATGACCTTTAGCTGCTGGGGGAGCGGCTAATTTTTTCATATAAAAGTCAGGAGCGGCGAATAACCCACCTTTTTCGGAGATAGCTAACACGGCCATAGAACCATTTTGACCGTAGGCGACCAAGTTAGTGCCTTCGCAGGGATCGACGGCGATATCGATTTCGACTAATTCGTCGGGATTACAATATTGTTTGGCATCAACTTGGGTACAGATACCCACTTCTTCGCCAATATAGAGCATGGGAGCTTCGTCTCTTTCCCCTTCTCCAATAACGATGCGACCGCGCATATGAATTTTATTCATCCGTTCGCGCATCGCTTCTACAGCGACGTGATCGGCGGTATTTTTTTCGCCTTTACCCATCCACTTCGAGGAGGCAATGGCAGCCTGTTCGACCACTTCGATAATTTCTAACCCTAGCGTACTTTCCACTCGATGATCCTCCCTACAGCTGATCTATGATTTATCTAGTGAGTTTGTTTCCTTAACAGTCAAAAGTCTATCACCAGACGGGGATCATTCTTAAGTTTTTATGTAGATCATCTGGAGGAGACTGGTATAGCTAGGGAGTTTTTGCTGGCACTGTCGCCTCCATCTCCGTTATTGAGACCTGGATCGCTGATTTCGGCGTTAAACGACGGATAAATTCTAGGGGTAAACCGTCTGTGTCGGCAATAAAGGTGACTTCATAGACGTGATCGCCGATCATCTGTTGTTGGGGGGGCAAAAGAATGTTTAAAGGTTGATATAAATCGGCATCCTCTTGATGGGCTTGCTGAAAGTTATTTGTTAATTTTTCTAACCATTCTGGTAAATTGCTGACATTTTCTGTTAGGTCAAAAGACAAGTGATAATAACCGACATAATGCTGATCGCTAAAGGCATCGGGGGCGGGTTGCGGTTGAGGAATTTGGATTAATTCAATGCGTCCGTTTAACCCCGTTAGCCAACAGGCCAAAGTATAACCCGTGGTGAATCTTTCCTCGAGGGTAAAACCGAGAAGTTGGTAAAAAGCGATCGCTCGATGGATATTAGCGGTGCGGATAGAAGCATGGTGCATTTTCAGGAGAAAGAATTATGAAGTGGGGTGTGGGGTGTCGGGTGTCGGGTGTCGGGTGTGGGGTGTCGGGTGTGGGGTGTGGGGAGAATAAATAGAAATAATCTCCTATCTCCTATCTCCCGTCTCCTGTCTTCTGTCTCCTGACTCCCGATGGCTAATGATTAATCAAAAAGACGAAAATAGGGATAACGTTTGGGAACCCCCGGTTCTTTTTCCAGATCAAAATTAATTACATCCCAACAGGGTTCATCGGGGGCATCGGGGCTAAATTCTACTGGTAAACCGTAGAGACGGGGAATAGTGGCTTCACCCGGTCCATTACCGCGCCAAGTGGTGTTACGTTCTAGGTAGGAACTAACTAAATCGCGATAACGGTTGGCAATAATTACTTTAGTCGCTTTAAATCCTTGAGTATAGAGGCGATCGAGTGCTTCGTGAATCTCAAAACGAATACCATCCGGGTGAGTGTGTTGACGATACCACTCACCATTCCAGAGTCGCCAATGCCGTCCTGACTGCAAGTGAACCAACTCACCCGTTTTGGGATCGGCTTCAAAAGCCCCATGGCGCGGACACAAATAGGTATCCGTCAAAGTGAGGGCAGGGATTAGCTGCCGACAGTGAGGACAATGGATATCGGGGCCAAAAACAGGGTATTGTAAACTTGCATTGATCATGGAAGAACCTAAACTAAAAATTGCTATCTTTGTACCAATAAGCCTATCCATATTATACCCAACCAAATTGGACGGGTATTCTCTTTCGACTTTAGTGCAGCTCCTTTCATGTCTTTAGATAACTTAAGATCAACTTCTAATTTCTGGCCGCTTGTCGATGTCAGTCAAGCGGCTTTTATCGCCCCCAATGCCACGGTAATGGGCGATATTTCCCTAGCTGTCGGGGTGAGTGTTTGGTATGGGGCGGTATTGCGCGCCGACGTGGAACGCATCGAAATTGGGGCCTATACTAATATCCAAGATGGGGCGATCCTACACGGAGATCCGGGCAAAATTACTATCCTTGAAGATTACGTTACCATCGGGCATCGGGCGGTAATTCACGCAGCCCATATTGAACGCGGTTGTTTAATCGGCATTGGGGCAGTGATTCTCGATGGTGTGCGCGTCGGGGCGGGTAGTATTGTCGGGGCGGGTAGTATTGTGACAAAAGATATACCACCGCGATCTTTAGTGGTGGGTATTCCCGCTAAACGCGTCCGGGAAGTCTCGCCACAGGAGGCTCAAGAGTTGATCGAACACGCCGAGCGCTAT is a genomic window containing:
- the glpX gene encoding class II fructose-bisphosphatase, coding for MESTLGLEIIEVVEQAAIASSKWMGKGEKNTADHVAVEAMRERMNKIHMRGRIVIGEGERDEAPMLYIGEEVGICTQVDAKQYCNPDELVEIDIAVDPCEGTNLVAYGQNGSMAVLAISEKGGLFAAPDFYMKKLAAPPAAKGHVDINKSATENLKVLSDCLNRSIEELVVVVMDRPRHKELIQEIRNAGARVRLISDGDVSAAISCAFSGTNIHALMGIGAAPEGVISAAAMRCLGGHFQGQLIYDPEVVKTGLIGESREGNLARLQEMGITNPDRVYGCEELASGETVLFAACGITPGTLMEGVRFFHGGARTQSLVISTQSKTARFVDTVHLFDRPKYIQLR
- a CDS encoding VOC family protein is translated as MHHASIRTANIHRAIAFYQLLGFTLEERFTTGYTLACWLTGLNGRIELIQIPQPQPAPDAFSDQHYVGYYHLSFDLTENVSNLPEWLEKLTNNFQQAHQEDADLYQPLNILLPPQQQMIGDHVYEVTFIADTDGLPLEFIRRLTPKSAIQVSITEMEATVPAKTP
- a CDS encoding TIGR02652 family protein, giving the protein MINASLQYPVFGPDIHCPHCRQLIPALTLTDTYLCPRHGAFEADPKTGELVHLQSGRHWRLWNGEWYRQHTHPDGIRFEIHEALDRLYTQGFKATKVIIANRYRDLVSSYLERNTTWRGNGPGEATIPRLYGLPVEFSPDAPDEPCWDVINFDLEKEPGVPKRYPYFRLFD
- a CDS encoding gamma carbonic anhydrase family protein, with product MSLDNLRSTSNFWPLVDVSQAAFIAPNATVMGDISLAVGVSVWYGAVLRADVERIEIGAYTNIQDGAILHGDPGKITILEDYVTIGHRAVIHAAHIERGCLIGIGAVILDGVRVGAGSIVGAGSIVTKDIPPRSLVVGIPAKRVREVSPQEAQELIEHAERYAKLALVHAGKGTDTGFPKGAD